The DNA sequence AACCCGCCTTATACATGGAGAAGAGGTTTATGTTGTAGAGGGGATTCTGAAGAAGAACAGTGTATTAGCTCCAAATAGTGATGATCTGATGAACATGTATCCGGAAGACCAGAATGCGATACCCTATCAAATACTTGATTATAGCATTTTGATAATTTTAAATTCAGAAATGGACAATACATATAATTGTTTTTTTACATTAAAAGATGGTTATTCATTTGATGATGTTCAAAGTTATCTGGATGCGTTAAATTTGAACCCGGATGTAGAATTTTACATCAATAGTGTAGAAAAATATCTGGATAATATGAGCAGGGAATCAGAAAGAAAAGAAATGACTGGGTTATTTGTGTATGTCACTGTGATTGTGTGTTTGATTCTGTCGTGCTTTGAAATTAACACGATATTGGCACAGAGAAGAGAGTTTGGGATACTTCTTGCTTATGGGTTATCGCATAGAGATATTATAAAGATGGTATTGATCGATAATATAAAAAAAATGATCATTGCAATTCTGATTATGACGTGCGTAATAGCCGGTAAACTGGCAGCGAACATTATGGTAGAGAATATGACATTTTATATGTTGAAGAATACGATTTACAGTCGGTTAATCTTGACGATTGGAATGATAGGGATATTGCTTGTTCTTTTGGTCTGTATTGTACCGTCAATTCTGTTAAAGAAAATATCTCCGGCGGAATTACTTGGAGGAAAATAAATGATTCAATTAAAAGAAGCAAAAAAAATATACAAAAATGGCAGGACAGAATATCCTGCGTTGAATGGGATAGACCTGACTATAGAAAATGGAGAATATGTTGCAATTATTGGAACATCCGGATCGGGAAAAAGTACACTTTTAAATATCATAGGTGGGATGGATCAGACAACAGATGGTCAGTATCTGTATGATGAAAAGAATGTTAGCAAAATGAATTCTCATGCGCTTCATTTGTTTCGAAAGGAATATGTGAGCTTTGTATTCCAACGATTTGCACTATTGAATCAGTATAGTGTATATGAAAATGTCGAAGTACCGCTTTTGGCAAAGGGAATAGAGAAGAAAGAACGTAAGAAAAAAGTTCTTTCCGCATTGATGCAGGTTGGAATTCAGGATTTGTATAAGAAAAAGCCAAGTGAACTTTCGGGTGGGGAACAACAGCGGTGTGCAATTGCCAGAGCTTTGGTTATGGATACTCCTGTTGTACTTGCGGATGAACCGACAGGTTCTCTGGATAAAAACTCAGGCATTAAGGTTATGGAACTTTTAGAAGGACTGCATGAGCAGGGAAAGACCTTGATAATTGTAACACATGATATGGATATAGCAGAACATGCTGATCGTATAATACAGATTGAGGATGGAAAGATTGTTGCTGATACAAAAAAGAATTAAAAAATATTTATTATTGATAGGCGGAATTGTTATATTGCTTTCAGGTTGTGAAAAAAAAGAAAGTGATGATATGTTTGTGCTGGATCAGGAGGAAATGTCGATACAGGGAGAAGTTCAAAATAGTGAATTAGGGAAAAAAATGAAGGTACCGCAAAGCATCGATTGCAAGATGAAAACAGAAGATGCCGACTTACAAGCAATATTGATATCAGATAAGTCTGTCTGTATTCCAGATGTAGAACAACTTTATACAATGAAGTGCAGCAGAGAGAGACTGGATGCATCATACAAAAAGAAGATTTCAGAAGCAATATTTGGCGAAACAGTCCTGTATATATATGATGGCACCCCATTAATATCTGAATGTGATGAACAAATCCAATATTGCAAAAACAAGCAAAATATTTCGGATACCTTTTATAAACAATATTACCAGGCGAGTATTGAGGAGCTAGAGCAACAGAAAAAAACTGCACAGGAGATAAGAGAAAAGAATATTGATTTTTCGGCGGATCAGTACATTGGTATGATTAACGATCAAAAATATCTTCTTACATTTTATGGAAACGAAGACTATTGTGAATCCTTTGAACTAATGTTGTATCCGGAGAATTCAATGGAGAAATTTTTTGAGATTGATAACGGATATGGATTTGTTCAACCGACAGATATCTTGTCTGAAAATGAGTTGCTGTATTCGGATCTTTTGAATTATAGTGAAAATGAAGAAGATCTTTCAGCCGGGAATCGATGTAGTAAAACAATAGAGGAAGCGATAGATACCGCTTTGGGCTATGCTGGTGCATGTGTCTCATTGCCTGTTGATACGGGATGTGTAGAACCATTTTGTGTATCCTATATAAAGGGTGAAACAGAGGAAGAAGTACTTTTGTGTGATGGATATTCTATAACATTTCTTCCGAAAATTGAACAAGTTACTCCTTTTGTGTCAGATTTGTATTATGTAGAAAGTATAGCAGGCCAATATGACAACAGAAATGACAGCCAATCAAGCATTATGACAAATGGTTCAATATTACGCATTGTAATATCTTCGAAAGGTGTGGTTGGCATTGGTTGTGTAATGCCGGTGAAACAGGATGAAAAAGCGAAAAAAGTGGAACAGCTTTTAACGTGGGATGAGATTATGGAAGCCTTGAAAAATGGCTTGCCGGAATACATCAAAAAGCATGGTGCGTCATATTCGCAAATTGCATTTAATCATGTAGAACTAACATACTATTTAGAAGAAACAGAGGAGGGATATTGTTATATTCCTGTATGGCTTTTGGCAAATATTGATGCGCAGTTACAGGTTCCAGATCAGCTTATTCTACTGGATGCAAGAAATGGAAGATTTGTAGAAATAAAATAATATTCCAGATATACAAAATACAACTGCCCTATATAGAATAACATTGTGAAGATTTCGTTTTTCGATGTATATTGCCAGTAAATACAAATGCTTGTTTGATCCGTAGGTGAGTTAACACAGGAGTATTACGAATCAGGCATATGCATCGAATAGAAATCGCAACAAGTTATCTGTATAGGGCAGTTTGGTTGTATGTAGGGAATCCCATGCTGTAGAGGAAAGCCCTCCACTATTTATAGAACTCCACCAGCTTGTCCATTCTTGCGGACATAT is a window from the Lachnospiraceae bacterium GAM79 genome containing:
- a CDS encoding ABC transporter ATP-binding protein translates to MIQLKEAKKIYKNGRTEYPALNGIDLTIENGEYVAIIGTSGSGKSTLLNIIGGMDQTTDGQYLYDEKNVSKMNSHALHLFRKEYVSFVFQRFALLNQYSVYENVEVPLLAKGIEKKERKKKVLSALMQVGIQDLYKKKPSELSGGEQQRCAIARALVMDTPVVLADEPTGSLDKNSGIKVMELLEGLHEQGKTLIIVTHDMDIAEHADRIIQIEDGKIVADTKKN
- a CDS encoding ABC transporter permease, with translation MDNEWKQGIRSFFNVILYIVGITIIGLLVYFVSLETDTKKSVERSIRKEIKTLGSISIEGNPSDIQYNSNFNLLKVVKSFSGIDACSSGWGNGSLAISGDWRIEYDASEYRDEDLKLLQDIQKKNVYDPGYAIQGKSLETTWLDAGAWDMMKIDLLQGRCPSEIDYALYGDAIPIYLGYRYKDKVQPGTRLIHGEEVYVVEGILKKNSVLAPNSDDLMNMYPEDQNAIPYQILDYSILIILNSEMDNTYNCFFTLKDGYSFDDVQSYLDALNLNPDVEFYINSVEKYLDNMSRESERKEMTGLFVYVTVIVCLILSCFEINTILAQRREFGILLAYGLSHRDIIKMVLIDNIKKMIIAILIMTCVIAGKLAANIMVENMTFYMLKNTIYSRLILTIGMIGILLVLLVCIVPSILLKKISPAELLGGK